The DNA region AATGTCCTCGTCCCCCAGCAGCAGTCCTTTAGGGATGGGGGAGTAACGGCGTGGAGACGCGGGACTGAGGGCTTGTGGGTAATCAGACATGTCCATATGAGGAGAATAcgctgcagaaacacacagacatcagagatcagctgtgtgtctgtgtgagtgtgtgtgtgtgtgtgtgtgtgtgtgtgtgtgtgtgtgtgtgtgtgtatttgtgagtgtgtgtgtttgtgtgtgtgtgtatttgtgagtgtgtttgtgtgtatttgtgagtgtgtgtgtttgtgagtgtgtgtgtttgtgtgtgtgagagtgtgtgtgtggtgtgtgtgagtgatgtgttgtgtgtgtgtgtgtgtgtgtgtgtgtgttgtgtgtgtgtgtgtgtgtgtgtgtgtgtgtgtgtgtgtgagtgtgtgtgtgtgtggtgagtgtgagtgtgtgtgtgtgtgtggtgtgttgtgtgtgtgtgtgtgtgtgtgtgtgtgtgtgtgtgtgtgtggtttcgcTTGTGAATAGTTgcagtggtttgtgtgtgtgtgtgtgattgtgtgattgtttgtgtgtgtgtgtgtgtgtttgtgtgtgtgtgtgtttgtgtgtgagtgagtgtgtgtgtgtgtgtgtgtgtgtgtctgatgtgtgtgtgtgtctgtgtgagtgtgtgtgtgtgtgagtgtgagtgtgagtgtgtgtgtgtgtgtgtgtgtgtgtgtgtgtgtgtgtgtttgtgtgtgtgtgtgtgtgtgtgtgtgtgtgtgtgtgtgtttttgtgtgtgagtgtgtgtgtgtgtgtgtgtgtggtgtgtgtgggagtgtgtgtggtgtgtgtgtgtgtgtgtgtgtgtgtgtgtgtgtgtgtgtgtgtgtgtgtgtgtgtgtgtgtgtgtgtgtgtgtgggtgtgtgtgtgtgtgtgtgtgtgtgtgtggtgtgttgtgtgtgtgtgtgtgtgtgtgtgtgtgtgtgtgtgtgtgtgtgtgtgtgtgtgtgtgtgtgtgtgtgtgtgtgtgtgtgtgtgtgtggtgtgtgtgagtgtgtgtgtggtgtgtgtgtgtgtgtgtgtgggtgggtgtgtgtgtgtgtgtgagtgtgtgtgtgtgtgtgtgtgtgtgtgtgtgtgtgtgtgtgtgtgtgtgtgtgtgtgtgagtgtgtgtgtgtgtgtgtgtgtgtgtggtgtgtgtgtgtgtgtgtgtgtgtgtgttgtgtgtgtgtgtgtgtgtgtgtgtgtgtgtgtgtgtgtgtgtgtgtgtgtgtgtgtgtgtgtgtgtgtgtgtgtgtgtgtgtgtgtgtgtgtgtgtgtgtgtgtgtgtgtgtgtgtgtgagtgagtgtgtgtgagtgtgtgtgtgtgtgtgtgtgtgtgtgtgtgtgtgtgtgtgtgagtgtgtgtgtgtgtgtgagtgtgtgtgtgtgtgtgtgtgtgtgtggtgtgtgtgtgtgtgtgttgtgtgtgtgtgtgtgtgtgtgtgtgtgtgtgtgtgtgtgtgtgtgtgtgtgtgtgtgtgtgtggggtgtgtggagtgtgtgtgtgtgtgtgtgtgagtgagtgtgtgtgtgtgtgtgtgtgtggtgtgtgtgtgtgtgtgtgtgtgtgtgtgtgtgtgtgtgtgtgtgtgtgtgtgtgtgtgtgtgtgtgtgtgtgtgtgtgtgtgtgtgtgtgtgtgtgtgtgtgtgtgtgtgtgtgtgtgtgtgtgtgtgtgtgtgtgtgtttgtgtgtgtgtgtgtgtgtgtgtgtgtgattgtgtgtgtgtgtgtgtgtgtgattgtgtgtgtgtgagtgtgtgtgtgttgtgtgtgtgtgtgtgtgtgtgtgtgtgtgttgtgtgtgtgtggtgtgtgtgtgtgtgtgtgtgtgtgtgtgtgtgtgtgtgtgtgtgtgtgtgtgtgtgggtgtgtatgtgtgtgtgtgtgtgtgtgtgtgtgtgtgtgtgtgtgtgtgtgtgtgtgtgtgtgtgtgtgtgtgtgtgtgtgtgtgtgtgtgtgtgtgtgtgtgtgtgtgtgtgtgtgtgcgctcacaGCTGGTGATGTCAGGAGGATTGTAGGCGtcttgatgatgatgaagagtttTGGCTACTCTCAGATAAACCACGTCTCCTGTGTTTTTTCAGAGCCGCTACAGCGTCTTCATGCATCACGTCCTCTAGATACATATTATTcaccttaacacacacacacaccacacatttttaaaatcttgttgcaacattttagaaaaatcaaGACTGAATGTATTTGGTCAAAATCCCATGTAataaaagatgaagtgctatGCAGGCTGTTAAAGACACGATCAGCTGATCAGACAGCAATGCtgacctaaaattaaaaatgtttgccctctctctcttcatcGTTCCCACATCTCAGACCTCAAACACATCAAATATTACCCTGTTTAGACATTGATTTTCAAGTAAAGAGTAAAGAAAATCTTAAACAACAGCCCCCCCCACCTCATAAAAACACTTTCTCACAGGTGACCTATTCTGATCTGAGGAGTTtgcacatcaaaatccagacacatatttgtttagagctgtttaaacgctgcttgatctgtgcagatttctctcctgattcacaccagaacacttttttttaactgtggtTGGTGTGTGCAGATATTATGGACTCtatttatttgagttaaaaaccgtcttaatgctggatgtgtttcatcttttgtcttctccagatgttaactgatggactggagtgctgtggattacttgtggattattctgatgtttttatcagctgtttggactctcattctgacggcacccattcactgcagagcatccattgctgagacactgatgcagtgctacatttctacaaacctgatgaagacacaaactcttttttttttgggtttttggaaTTTAATTCGAGGATCTTGTCTCCGATCTGCAGCCGGCCGTCTTTATGTGCGGCTCCTCCTTCGATGATCTTGGTGACGTAGATGCTGTTGTCTCCGGGGACGTGTTGGTTCCCCACGCCGCCCGCGATGCTGAAGCCCAGACCTGCGGCACAggatcagccaatcagatgagCTGGACGTCGGCCCCGCCCCCTCCCTCCCtcgctcgctcacacacacacctttagGGCCTTTGATGAGCTTCAGCTCGGTGATTTTCTCCGCGGGTGGTTTGTGTCGCAGCACGTAGAGCCGGACGATCGGCCCCGCCTCCTTCAGCGCCTCCACCGCCAGACTGTGAGTGACCTCACGCACGTCCACATCATTCACGAACAGGATGCTGTCGTTCACCCTGAAACACAGAGGGGTCACACTCACTGACCTGAGAACACGACACTTCTACAAGCGCTCAGCACCAGTGAGatcatgccccccccccccgcacACTTTCAGCTGCACCACACACAGGTGAAGGGTTCAGGGACCAGTGATGCGGGCTTAACAATATATCACCATAGTTACTGGTATGTATTGCAATAATGATATCAATGACGATAACAGGTTAATTAATTCTCAggttaattgttttaattaataaatcaacaaattaagagataaattatatcatattcaAAGATAATGAGGAAAatgataatgaagaaaaaaatcaacaagtaacacaattctgaagtagaaagagtgaaataatatattcacaacttaatacaaaaataatcacaTCTCATTCTCATTAGCTGATAAAATCACAAAGCATTATTTAAACAAAGAGTAAATTTGTAAAATGCAACAGATAATATACACTTAGCATCTGTCATAGTGAACGTGTGCTggtgttaattaaaaaacaataaataatacattgagACTCGTTTGGGTTTAAAggctttaattaataaaacaataaaaataaagtgaaaaaaaattaaaaacacttagCTTAAAGAAAATGCctattttttaacaatgttttcataacaaaGATATTGCaaagaaatatatttcattttctttaagcaaaatatatttttcttaatttatttattaaataaataatatttattaacccGTTAACTAatcaattcataatttttttgggTTGAAACGTGACTGGGATGTATCTTTGTGATCGTCAGGACACCCAGAAATCAAATAAAGAACAGATTTTCCAGGAGTGTTACTGTACCTCAGCCGCCCGTCCTGCGCCGCCGCTCCTCCTGCGATGATCTTAGTGATGAAGATACTGGGGTCGTCTCCGATGTGAGGGTTATCAGTGCCCCCGGCGATACTGAAGCCCAGGCCGGAGTTaccctggacacacacacacacacacacacacacacacacagagacacacacacacacacacagacacagacacacatacacagacacacacacacacacacacacacacacacacacacacacacacacagacacacacacacacacagacacacacacagacacacatagacacacacacacagacacagacacacatacacagacacacacacacacacacacacacacacacagacacacacacacacacacacgcgcacacacgcacacacacacagatgttcaTGCACCAGCTCTCTCATATGATGTATTTGAGAAGAGCTGAAGGAAGAGACGTCTCTAACCCTCTCCAGTGTGATCTCCTCATACTCCACGTCTCCGTCCATCCCGTTCatctgagagacacagagaaacacTTCATCAGTGTCATTACTCACGGAGTTTCTCAGCACATTGAACTCATAGCTGAACAACTGAGCATCACAGTGTCTGTCCTGAACAGCTGCGCTTCATCAGCATGAAATCAGACCGATTTAAGAGCCAATCACTGATGGGGCGGGGCTTGATGTAATCCCTGAGGACTGATTGGACAGTGAGAGTGTCTCTGTATGAAGGAAGATTAAACATAGTATTGTGACAAAAacagatgagtgtgtttcttcatcagatttgtagaaatgtagcactgcatcagtgtctcagcaatggatgctctgcagtgaatgggtgccgtcagaatgagagtcaaaacagctgataaaaacatcacaataatccatgagagtcaaaacagctgataaaaacatcacaataatccacgagtACCTTATAAACAGCACTGGAGGGAAGTGTTTTTATGGATCAAATATAGACTCTATGTAATTTTACttgaaaaacatcttaatgctggatgtgtatcaatcttttgtcttctccagatgttaactgatggactggagtgctgtggattacttgtggattattgtgatgttttttatcagctgtttggactctcattctgacggcacccattcactgcagagcatccattgctgagacactgatgcagtgctacatttctacaaacctgatgaagaaacaaactcatcctgatctcagatgaactgaaagtgagcacattttcatctgaactattcctttaagtcatcATGGTTTTTTCATCAACAGCATCTTGAAACCACTGAAGAACCGATGCTCATTAAAGACTCACACCTAAAGGACCTGAGAGAGACACACTGGGTAATTAACATACTGTCTGTTTCAGTAACAGAGCAGACGAACTTTAATTAAACTTGTTTGATGAGTTCCAGCACTGGAGGTCCTgcagccatcacacacacacacacacgtgcacgcacacacacacacacacacacgcatgcacacacacacacacacacacacacacacacacacacacacacacacacacacacacacacacacacacacacagtgacacacacacacatcacacacacacacacacatcacacacacacccacacacacacacccacactcagcACATCTAtagtcagaaacacacacacacactgttacacatacacacacacacaatgcacacacaGTGCCAGGCCACACACAGCAGCTCACACACaccgcaacacacacacataacaatcATAATTACcattcccacacacacatatagcacTTTTCTCTGGCACTCAAAACACACACGTAGAAGGGGGATCACACACACGTCCACACAGCAGTGTGCACACCTGGATGACACACACACCATACTGACGCcagaacacacccacacaccagcACACTGCTGGACAGCAGACAGTGTGGAGCAACACAGATatggggacacacacacacatgatgggcacacacacacacacatttgtccacacacacacacacacacacacacaccacaaggacatccacacacacaacatgaccacacacacacacacacacggtttaaCGTCACATCACAAACACGGTGTTTGTTGACACAACAcagagtccacacacacacacacacacacacacacacagaccacacacacagcGCCCCctgcacacacaataacacacaccacacactacacacactcacaacacactccACACAGTACACACCAcctcaacacaaacacagcttcacacacaacacacacacacacactgagacacacattaaaacacacattttccacccatcacacacacaatcactcacacacacacacacacacacacaccacacacacaaacacagtcacacacacagcggacacacacacacacacaatgttgtgacaacatccacacacacacacacacacacacacacacacgccaacacacacacacacacacagtgacacacacacacacacacacacacacacacacacacacacacacacacacacacacacacacacacacacacacacacacaaacacacacacacacacacacacacaaacacacacacagtgacacacacacacacacacacacacacattaccccTTCTAACATTACCccttctaaacacacacactcacacccacacacacacacacacacatatagctcTCTCCATAACTAATTAATTCTCATCGTCAGTATTTTATACcacagtgacacacacaaacacacacacacacacacacacacacacagtggcacacgcacacaaacactgtcacacacacacacacacacacacacatgcaagcacacacacacacacacacacacacacacacaccacacacacacacacacacacacacacacacacagtgacacacacaaacacacacacacacacacacaccacacacacagtgacacacacacacacacacacacacacacacacacacacacacacacacacacactcatgtttgtttttgtgaattgtgggttcattccataggcataatggtttttatacaaactgtatattctatggctctacacctaaccctacccctcacaggaaactttgtgctatttcatattttcaatacactccattctgtgtgatttctatgcGTTTTGAAAAGTGGGGGACATGAGTAATGTCCTGAAAAGTCACCCCTGtcctgtgtggtgtgtgtgttatacCCCTTGTCATTATACAGagtgtgtgtgatatgtgtgtgtgcgcacagttactcacaaacacacacacagtgacacacacacacacaaacacacacacacacacacaccaaaacacacacacagtgacacacacacacacacacacacacatagtgacacacacacactcatacaaaaacacgcacacacaagtGTGCTCagtggtgtgatgtgtgtgtcagtgtgttgtGTGGAGAGACAGTCAGagcgttgtgtgtgtgagagtgtgtgtgtgtgtgtgtgtgtgagtgtgagagtgtgtgtgtgtgtgtgtgtgtgtgtgtgtgtgtgtgtgtgtgtgtgtgtgtgtgtgtgtgtgtgtgtgtgtgtgtgtgtgtgtgtgtgtgtgtgtgtgtgtgtgtcctttggTTGCTACAGCTACTGCATGGTAACAGCTGTTGAGTCCTCTGGGAAAATCCAGTTTCCTTAGCAACTaacatttccatggtaacagtgTCAGCCTCTCAGCCTCATCACGGGCCAAATGTCCATGAGCGagagattacacacacacacacacacacacacacacacacagtgacacacacacacacacacacacgtgtttgtTCCCATGCTGTCTGATGACTTCTAAAACTTTGAGTGACTTTTATCTAAACACACACTTCAGTGGAATTAGCATctgtttaatattcatgagtccaGAATTAGACTGCATCTTTATTAATAAACATCAGATATAAATATCCAGACTCTCATTTTCTGAACTCTTGTTTCTCAGACGCAGTTTTGATGGTATGACATGTTTATATTagtatcagttttcattttatatatatatctatattttttaaatgtttatatatttttatttagtttattttggttgtaattacataataacatcaagtttaattattaattttttaatctgtttttatttgtatattttccattttaaatgttttatgataATTATCATGATATAGTTTTCTTTGATAAAACGAGAGTTTGATAAATGTTGGGTATAATGTTTATGCATTAACAGCAGAACAGAGCAGCGCTCCTCATCTGAAGTCACTACACAGCGCTGTGAGCTCCAGTGTGAGTGATACAGTAGCTGAAATACTCGACTAGTCTAAACCCAGACGAAGCGGCGCTGACACAAACACTGTGCCGCACAGACTGGATTCTCTGTAGTAACACTCACTGCAGCAGGGGCCTGTGGCAGAAGCGGGGGatatttgtctgtattttttttgatttatttatgtaagtgtttgtgtatttagGCTACTGTCTTTCATAAAAATACCTAGAATTCAGTTCCTGGAAGCATTGTTATATGTTTACCATGGTTTGAACTGTGCTTATCATcatctaaatgtatgctactatggaagaacaatggttaatgttaataaaactcaCACAGAATGATTCAGTTTCATCATATGGAAATAAAgttgttacagtttttacagatgttacttttttttgaacatgcagaaactaaggaatacatttttctgtttaaatatttattgtaaagaaaaatgactggaaaagtgaaACATGAAGCGTTCTGACCGTAAAGAGTTTAAAACAGTCtgctttctacaactttcactttggagcaaaaatctgcctttgaaagaaataaagatttgaatcGTATTGTGTTATTTAACTATATGGATTGAGATGATTTTTTTGGCCCAGCCCTAGTTAATAGTGTGTTTTGTCCTCTTTAATCTTTTTTGTAATAtgtctattttgtatttaattttattttagtacttcaagttaaacaattcatattttaaatcagttttatttttatactttccaGTGAAGAATGGTGAAAATTATATAAACGTCAGAATCAGCCGTCAGTTTAGCtaaactcacactcacacacctgcgTGACATCACAGCCATCCTGCCGTGCAGTTGCCATGACAACGTGCACAGTGCATCACACCATCACTCTAGTCACCATGGAGACCATGCAGTGCTCAGCAGAaatctggcacacacacacacacagttcaccACGGTAACCTCATCACACTCACTGAAGCGTCTCTCATTCTTTTTCACATAACTGTTATATTTTGACATATTAAACTGGTTACTATGGTGATTTCTGTTTGGAATACACACGAACATGATGGTGGTAATGTAAGATCAGAGTAATCAAACACAGTAATACtacagtagggctgtcaaaaaatttgaatttagaatattcgtcgaatttaaaataaaaatccacatttgaaTACAAAAACATGACATTCAAATTTGATGTGTATATTAAGGAGGCAGTCTTATCAGTGGTGCACGAGATACGAATTCATGACATTCAAATTTGATGtgtcactctcacacaaacacacacacacacacacacacacactcacactcagctgcctcactctcacacacacacacacacacacagacacacacacacacactctagctgccacacacacacacacactcacactcagctgcctcactctcacacacacaaacacacacacacacacacacactcagctgtctcactctcacacaaacacacacacacacacacacacacactcagctgcctcactctcacacacaaacacacacacacaaacacacacacacacactcagctgtctcactctcacacacacacaaacacacacacacacacagctgcctcactctcacacacacacacacacacacacacacacctcactctcagctgtctcactctcacacaaacacacacacacacacacactcacactcagctgcctcactctcacacacgcaaacacacacacactcacactcagctgcctcactctcacacacacacacacacacacactcagctgtctcactctcacacacacacacacacacacacacacacacacacacacagctgcctcagctgctctctctcacacaaacacacacacacacacacagcttccacactctcacacacacacaaacagctgcctcactctcacacaaacacacacacacacacacacacactcagctgcctcactctcacacacacaaacacacacacataactctgccttactctcacacaaacacacacacacactcagctgcctcactctcacacacacacacacacacacacacacacacacactcagctgcctcactctctcaaacacacacacacacacacatacaaacacacacagctgtctcactctcacacaaacacacacacacacactcacactcagctgcctcactctcacaacaacacacacacacacacactgtctcactcactctctcacacagctgccacacactctcacacaaacacacacactgccacagctgtctcacacactcactcacacacacagctgcctcactctcacacacagctgCCACACTCTCACTGCACACACTCTCgcatttgtttaattgtttagaGTTGTGAAAATGaattaataaggtttttttttttatatgtgagaCATGTGAAGAGCTTTTAAAAGGGGGGGGTGTAAGTGTTTAAAGTTGGGAAAGCATACCTGTCTCacactcagcacacacacacacacaaacacacactcagcacacacactctcgcacacacactctcacacacacacactcacaaaaatatagaaaaaaacacagatgcctcactctcacacacacacacacacactcagctgttctcacaaaaaaaaaacacacacacacacacacacacagctgacaagcacacacacacacacacacacacacacacactcagctgcctcactctcacaaacacacacacacacacacagctgtctcacacagcacacactcagctgcctcactctcacaaaacacacacacacacacagctgtctcactcactcacacacacagctgcctcactctcacacaaacacacactccactGCCTCactctcgcacgcacacacacacacacacacacacacacatacagctgtctcactctcacacaaacacacacacacacacacacacacactcacactcagctgcctcactctcacacacaaacacacacacacagctgcctcactctcacacaaacacacacacacacacagatgcctcactcaccacacacaaactccactgcctcactctcacacacacacaaacacacacacacagctgcctcactctcacacaaacacacacacacacacacacacacacacacacacacacagctgcctcactctcacacacacaaaacacacacacacagctgcctcactctcacacacacaaacagctgcctcactctcacacaaacacacaaacacacacacacagctgcctcactctcacacacacacacacacacacacacacacacacacactcagctgccTCACTCTGACTTAAacttaaacacacagacacacacacatacaaacactcagctgcctcactctcacacacacaaacacacacacacacacacacacacacacacacacacacagctgcctcactctcacacacacaaacagctgcctcactctcacacaaacacacacacactcagctgcctcactctcacacaaacacacacacacaccgcacacacacacacacacagcacaacacacacacactcagctgcctcactctcacacacacaaacacacacacacagctgcctcactctcacacacacacacaaacacacacacacacacacacacacacacagctgcctcaatctcacacaaacacacacacacactcacacacaccacagctgtctcactctctcacacaaacacacacacactcagctgcctcactctcacacacacacaacacactcagctgcctcactctcacacacacactcagctgcctcactctcacacacacaaacacacacacacaaacacacacacacagctgcctcactctcacacacacacacacacacacacacagctgtcacacacacacacacacacacactcagctgcctcacacacacactgcacaaacacacacacacacacaaaagctgtCTCACACACAGTTGTGTCACACtcttataaatacacacacacacacacacaaacacacacacacacacagctgcctcactctcacacaaacacacacacacacacacacacacacactcagctgtctcactctcactctcacacactcagctgcctcacactcacacacacaacacacacacaacacacacacacacacacacacaaaacacacacactcagctgtctcactctctcactcacacacacacacacacacacaaacacacacacactcagttgcctcactcacaaacacacacacacaaacacacacacacagctgcctcactctcacacaaacacacacacactcacactcagctgcctcactctcacacacacacacacacacacacacacccacacacacacaacacacacactcagctgccTCACTctcgcacaacacacacacacacacactcagctgtctcactcactcacacacacacatcagctgtctctctctcactcacacacacacacacacacacacacacacacttctctctctcacacacacacacacacactcagctgcctcactctcacacacacaaaacacacacacacacacacacacacagctgccacACACTcgcacaaacacccacacacacacacctcacacactcacactcagctgcctcactctcacacacacacacacacacacactcagctgtctcactctcacacaaaacacacactcagctGCCTCACTctcgcacaacacacacacacacacacactctcagctgTCTCAC from Cyprinus carpio isolate SPL01 chromosome B23, ASM1834038v1, whole genome shotgun sequence includes:
- the LOC109084336 gene encoding disks large homolog 4-like → MPLKREDTERALQAMEACQSAGDEGFRSRAERLLTIFQSDLFQALLDIQEFYELTVFENQTLTPGLKYRYHDEETPPLQHSPAHLTAGKSGEMLTVSDAGHAPIDGIHGYTPQMHVSPAKPVLLPSGHAPFYAASTLMNGMDGDVEYEEITLERGNSGLGFSIAGGTDNPHIGDDPSIFITKIIAGGAAAQDGRLRVNDSILFVNDVDVREVTHSLAVEALKEAGPIVRLYVLRHKPPAEKITELKLIKGPKGLGFSIAGGVGNQHVPGDNSIYVTKIIEGGAAHKDGRLQIGDKILELNSKNPKKKEVIFDVFEV